AGGAAAAATCTTCAGCACACCAGGTTGGGACAGCAGTCTCTGCATGCTATTGAGGGAGTCCACTCGCATAAATACCATCGGAAGATGACTGTAGTCTGTTATGACCTCCTGCTCTCCAACAGGCAGAATACCCATGATTTCTTGCTTCAGGACTTCATATCTTGCCTTCTTCACCTCAAGTATCTCACTTGTGTCATGACTGGAGCCGATAGCTGATCGCATTGTTGCTGCTTCATTCTGAACAGCAATATCGTCGAAAAGAACTATGATCTCCTCGGACTGTCCTGCGGCCACAGCCTCAAGGACCTCAAGAGGAGCCTTGTCAATACCTGCAGCTTGAGCATATGCCCTGGTTACGTTAAACAACGTAACAATTGCCACCAGATACACCAAAAACTTCATATACAATCTATCATTTACCGATATAATCATTTCAAGAACCTCCTACTTTACTTATTTAGTATAGTAATCACTAAGAGAATTAAGCAAACTTTTTGCTGCGTCTGTAACACGCTGCCTGAAGGTACATGAAACAGCCGGAAATCGACGGACTTTTTCTCCATGGGGCATATTATTACCACAATTAGGAGCAGCTTTAATCCGGAGACAATATTCTGCGAAATCTCCTGTGTGATACAATTACAGATAATGCGCGAAAAGTGGCAATGCTGGCTGGTTTGGTGAGTGATAGTGATCGCGGCTCAAAATAACACAAGTCAGAAAAGGTCATGCAAGGTGAAGGTAGCCTGGAAGACAGCGTTGGGGCATGTCAGAGAGAACAATGAAGATGCCGTCCTGGTCGATGAACAGCATCGCATCTTTCTGCTTGCAGACGGCATGGGCGGACACAATGCCGGAGAAGTTGCAAGCGATATCGCGGTAAAAGAGGCACATGCCTTTATCCTGAAAGAAATAGAGCAGGCAGGGGATGAACGTGCGGTGCTGGCTGTCATGGAAGAGGCTTTGTACCGGGCGCACCGCGCTGTTCAGGCCAAGGCAGCATCCGATGAGGCGCTCTATGGCATGGGAACAACGCTTGTTGAACTGTATATCAGAGACGGAAATGCATTTGTCTGTCATGCCGGTGACAGCAGGGCCTATCTGTTTCGGGACACATTACGGAGAATTACCAGGGACCATACCTTCAGCGATGCGTATGCCGAACATGGTCCCCGGAAGGGTGAAAAGGTTCCCCAGCGCATGTGGCATGCTCTTACGCAGGCGGTTGGACCTCGTGCATGTCCTGTCCCGGACACAAAAACTGTAGCACTGCTTCGCGCGGATATTCTGCTTCTCTGCTCTGATGGACTGACAGACATGCTGGGTGATGACGATATTCAGGATATCCTGTCAGTGCATAACGGGGAGATGAGCAGTGTGGTGGATGCCCTGGTCCGCAGTGCAAATAATAAAGGTGGCAAGGATAACATATCTCTGATTGCGGTGATGCAATAATCCATGACTGATCCAATAAAGGGCGAGACTGCCGTACCGGAAGCGGTCATCATCGCCTGCAGCAGTTGTCAGGTAAAAAACAGGGTTCTCAGATCAAGACTGCCGGAACAGCCGAAGTGCGGAAAATGCGGGTCTTTGTTGAACTCTGGCCTAAAGCCTCCCACCGGCAGATCTGAGCCGCGGTCTGCCGAAAAACCCCGATTCGGGCAAGATCGGGAAAGCCCTGTTTGTTCCGGGGAACGAAGCTATAAGGTCGATGACGTGATCGGTGGAAGATATCAGGTCCAGGAAATATGCGGCGGCGAAGGCAAGAGCGCCATGGGCATTGTCTATGTCTGTTACGACTGTGAGCACCAGAGGTCGCTGGCACTGAAGACATTGCAGAACAGATATCTTGACTCAAAAAAAACCATGGATAATTTCAAGAAAGAGGCGCTCGCCTGGATATATCTTGAAAAACATCCCTATATCGTCAGGGCATACTGGGCCCGCGAGATCGATCACCATATGTTCATCGGCTGCGAGTACATATCTCCTGACGGGTTGGGCAGAAATACGATCACGCCATATCTGAAGAGCCCGTTCTCTCTTAAGCAGACATTGAAATGGGCGATCCAGTTCTGTTACGGCATGGAATATGCCTGCTCAAAGGGTGTCACACCTCACCGTGACATAAAGCCGGATAATATCATGATAACTATGGACGGCGATGTGAAGATCACGGATTTTGGTCTTGTCGGACTATGGAACAAGGCTGAGCAGACAGAGGAGATCAGGGATCTGATACAGAAGAACCAGAAAGGGCTGACATTCCTTTCGACCTATAACAACAGGATAGTTGCCGGTTCGCCTCCGTGGATGGCTCCGGAACAGTTTTACGGCGTTTCTGAGGTGAAAAGTGATATCTACAGCTTCGGCATCATTCTTTTTCAAATGGTGAATAACGGAAAACTCCCCTTTGAACCGCGGAAAGGCGATACCTGGAGGCATGCTCATAAGGACTATCCGATACCGAAAATACCCGGAAAAGGAGAGGTTCTTGCCGACGTTATCACAACGTGTCTGCAGAAGAGACGTGATAAACGGTATGAAGATTTTCGTTCCCTGAGGATGGACCTTGAGAAGATATTTCATCGGGAGATCACAAAGAGAACAGGAGAAAAACCTCCGCCACCGCCCCATATTGAGGATCTTAAAGATGGCGAGCTTATCAATAAGGGCATGTCGCTGACCAATCTTGGCCTTGTTGAAGAAGGGATCAGGAACTACAGAGAAAGCATTCGGCTGAACCCAAAAAATGCGGATGCACACTATAATCTTGGCAATGCATTAGCACAGAAGGGTCTTTTTAAGGAGGCGATCATCTCTTATCGCGAGGCTCTCCGCATTGATAGTGATCTGAATGCTGCGCATTTTAATCTCGGGATCGCCTTGTTCAATAGCGGGCATATAGACGCGGCAATAACGGAATACAAAGAGGCATTACGATCCAATCCCGATTTTGATGCAGCCTATGTGAATCTTGGCGTTGCGCTGTATAAAAAAGGCTTGACCGATCAGGCAATTGCTGCGTACAAAGAAGCGGTCAGGATCAATCCGTACTTTTCCGAGGCTTATTATAAACTCGGCATTACCTATCTTGCAAAAAATGATCTTGACGATGCGATACAGTCGTTCAGGGATGCGGTGAGAATTGCTCCCCAATATGCTGATGCCCATAACAATCTCGGCACAGCCTATATGAGGAAGGGGCAGACCGATGAGGCCGTCATTGCGTATGGAAAAGCTGTTGTGAAAAAAGCCGGCTTTGCAGATGCCTATCACAATCTGGGCAGCGCCTTTATCAGAAAAAATATGTATCGTGAGGCATTAGGCGCATATGAGGAGTTTGTCAGGTATTCGCGTCCGCAGGACAACCGTCGGGACAAGGCAAAGGAAATGATCGGGAAATTGCGTGATCACCTGCAGAAAGGCCAGGGGTGATCGAACAGCCTGACAGAATACAATGAAGGGGTCGCCTGTTCTTAGGGTAATGCCTTCCAGGTTATATTGGAATCGCTATCCGGCCAGGTGCACCATGCCCGGTACTGCTTACCCTGGCTTTCCCATATTACATAGGCTGTACCGTCAAAGGAACATTCTGATCTAATGATCTTGCCCCTGGTCTGCAGGATATGGTGTTTCAGCCTGTCTATGGGGTGCTCAAAGGATATGGACGCAAACTGGTCCATTGTATCTCTTTCATTTTCGAAGTTTTCGACTGCCTTAGGCTTGCCGCTCATCATGTCCCCCTATCATAATTAGATACGTTATTTGTCCCGTATTACGATACAATATTTCGTCCATCCCGGGCCAGTCTGAGACAAATGGCAGCAATCTTCCAGAGTTTTGAATTACCCGCATCAAAGTATATGTCAGCCTTCTGCCGGAACGCCGCGGTGCGCTGGCCGGTAATGCCTAAACTTTCCTTGAAATGAAAATCAGCACTTTTATATAATAACAGACGGCATGCGGCTAACGTATGGGCGTCTTATGCCAGAGTATGGGCAGAGACGCTTTTTTTGCCTATTCTTAAAGAACAGAAGGTAGAGGTAACAGATATGTGCAGACTTGCCGCGATTACATCAAAAGAATACATCTCGCCCATGGAGCCTGTCCTTGCCCTTGAGACCATGAAAGAGGGACATGACGGATCAGGTCTCGGTTTGACGCTCAAGGATCTTGGGGGTGAGTTCGAGAAGCTGAAGAAGTATCCGGTCCTTTCGGGCATCTGTTCCCGGGACGGCAGGAAGGTCCTTGACGACTATATGAAGAGACAGGGCTTCAAGCTCAAACATGAGTGGAAGCCGAAGACGCGTCCCGTGGACGATATCATCAGCCGCGGCCATTATTTTGCCCGTGCCTATGATTACCCTGAGGCTTGCAGGAACAAGCCTGTAAAGGACAAGGAAGAACTCCTGATGTGTACGCGGCTTGCCCTGCGGAGGCTGGGAGAGTCAGACGGCTCCATCTTCGCCTTCTCTTTTTATCCTGATGTGATCACGATCAAGGAGGTCGGTGACCCGCTTCAGGTCGCAGAATTCTTCGGTCTTGACAGAGACAGTCTTAAGGCAAAGATCATCTTTGCCCAGGGAAGGCAGAACACCAATTATGCGATCTATCTCTATGCCTGTCACCCTTTCTTCATCCAGGGGTATTGTTCCATGACCAATGGCGAGAATACGGCATTTGTGCCGATCAGGGAATACCTTTCGAGCAGGGGTTTCGCCGGGTACACAGGATACAACAGCGACAGCGAGGTCTTTACCCACATCCTTCACTACACGGTGAGGCAGCTCGGGTTTCCGCTCCATTATTACAAGGATGTCATAACCCCTCTCAAATCGGCAGAGATCGTAAAAAGATCCGACGCTGATGCGGTGGGGCTGATGAAGCAGTCCATGCGGCAGCTCTGTATTGACGGCCCCAACATGGTGATCGGGTTTACACCTGACAACAGGGTATTCATGGTGCAGGATTCGAAGAAGCTCAGGCCGGGTGTTGTGGGCGGCATGAAGGGCAGATACGCCCTCATGTCGGAAGAATGCGGCGTTGACAGCGCTGTGCCGAAAAGGGACAGGACAAAGGATATTTTCCCGATGAAATACGATATGGTGATCATTTCACCGGATGCACAGGAGGTGAAGGTATGGAACCAGCTGCACGGTTAGACAATAATCATAAACTCTCGCTCAGGGAGTTCCCCTATATCATCCGCTGGAGGGATGACCCCCTCTGCCGACGCCGTCTTCTGTTCGGCAGGTTGTCCAGATGGTCGAGCAGGTGAAGGATATGGAACGCTACTGCACAGGCTGCGGTTCCTGCACACTGGTATGCCCGAACGAGGCGATCGAGCCGGAGCTTAATCCCCAGTCCAAGTTCCTCCACTATAAGAACAAGGGCGGTGATGGATATAAACGGGGCGGAAGAAGGAACGATCCGGCTGTATCAACGCTTGACAGGCTGAAGTTCACCAGGATATCGATGCTCACTGACCCTGCGCTTGATGCGGGAAGGCATGAGTTCCGGATCAGGACATTGTTAGGCCGGGTCATGTCGCCCGAACAGATGCCGCTTTCGGTGGTTGGCGACAGGCTCCGGATGGACAAGAAGAGCGATATCTTTATCCCGCCGGTCCGGGAGATATACCCGATCATGATCGGCTCCATGTCTATCGGCGCGCTTTCCCCGCCTATGTGGGAAGGCCTTGCCATGGGAGTGGCATACCTCAATGAAGTCGAGGGAATGCCTGTTGTGATGTGCTCGGGAGAGGGCGGTATGCCGCCACGGCTGCTCAGATCCCGCTATCTTAAATATTTCATAATCCAGATAGCCTCGGGCTATTTCGGCTGGGACGAGATCGTCAGATCGATCCCGCATATGATCGAAGACCCTGCTGCCATTGAGATCAAATACGGTCAGGGAGCAAAGCCCGGGGACGGCGGTCTGCTGATGGCAGCGAAGGTGCTGAAGCTGATCTCGAAGATCCGCGGCGTGCCCCAGTTCGTTGACCTTGCATCGCCTCCGACTCATCAGACGAAATACTCGATCGAAGAGGCGGTCGCAAAGATGATCCAGTCCATGTCCATGGCCTGGGGCTTCAGGGTGCCGGTCTATCCGAAGATCTCAGGGTCCAAGACCGCAAAGGCAGTCCTGAATAATCTTGCAAGGAACCCCTTTGCCGCAGGACTCTGCATTGATGGTGAGGACGGCGGTACAGGCGCAGCATACAATGTTTCGATGGACAAGATGGGACATCCGATCGCATCGAACATCAGGGAGTGCTACCTTGACCTGGTAAAGCAGGGCAAGCAGAACGAACTGCCGCTTATTGCAGCAGGTGGTGTCGGCAAGAAGGGTAATCTCGCGGCAAATGCGGCCGCGCTGATCATGCTTGGCGCATCAGGCGTGGCGATCGGAAAATACATTATGCAGGCTGCAGCAGATTGCTTTGGCGATGAATACAACCGTTGCAACCTCTGCAATGTCGGCAAATGCCCGCGCGGTATCACGACGCAGGACCCGAAGCTGTACCGGCGGCTTGATCCAGACAAGGTGGCAGAGCGCGTTGTTGAGGTTTTTAAGGCAGCAGACACTGAGCTGAAGAAGATCTTTGCTCCCCTGGGGAGATCGACAGAGCTGCCTATCGGCATGTCAGACGGCTTGAGCGTTGACGACAAAGCAATTGCAGAGAGGTTGGGAATAAGCTATGCGTGCTAAAGGCGGCAAGAAGTTAACAGTAATGAGTAATGAGAAGAAAAACACAAAGAAAAAAGATTCTTTACCCATCACCCATCACCCATCACCCTTTACCATTAAGGGTAATGTCAGCGGCAATCGTGTTCCTTCCCGGATACTTGAGGAACAGATCCAGGAGGCTGTGAAGAGCGGTGTTCGCGAGCTGCGCGTGATCGCTGAGGGTCAGCATGGCATTGGCGGCCGCATCTGGCCGAAAGGCGAGACCATAAAGATCACGGTTGAAGGTACGGCAGGCCAGAGGATCGGCAGCATGGGCATGGATGGGACCGAGATCCTGGTTAAAGGCAGCGCTTCTGATGATGCAGGCTGGATAAACTGCGGTGCAAAGATCACGGTGCTCGGCGATGTTACGAACGGCGCGTTCAATGCTGCTGCGCAGGGCATTCTTTATGTGCAGGGCGGCGGCGGTGCGCGCTGCGACACCATGACCAAACGCAATCCGCGCTTTGAACCTCCGCAGTCCTGGTATTTCAGGAATGTCGGGGACTCCTTTGCAGAGTTCAAGGCAGGGGGCATTGCAGTAGTCTGCGGCGTAAATTCCCGGAATCCCGAGAACATATTAGGATACCGTCCCTGTGTCGGCATGGTCGGCGGCACTATCTATTTCCGCGGCCCGATCCAGGGTTACAGCGAAAAGGATGTGAAGCTTCTTGACCTTACTGAGCAGGACTGGGAATGGCTGACGACGAACATGAAGCCCTATCTCGAAGCGATCGACCGGACTTCTCATTACGAAGAGCTCACCAGCTCTGTTTCAGACTGGAAAAAGCTCATGGCTTACACGCCTCAGGAGAAGAGGGCGAAAAAGCCGCTTAAGATGTCCACGGTCGACTTCCGCAAGAACAACTGGGAAAAGGCTGTTGGCCAGGGAGGGATCTTTGCCGAATACCTTGACCATGACCTTACCCTGCTTCCTTACATTACGACCGGCAGAGAAAGAAGAAACAAGCCGATCTGGGCGAATGAGAAATATAACCCTCCCTGTGCCTATGCATGCCCAACGCTCATTCCTTCGCACAAAAGGGCAACGCTTATCAGGCAGGGTCTGCTTCAGGAATCTCTGGACCTGGTGCTCAGATACAGCCCGCTTCCTGCAACGGTCTGCGGCCAGATATGTCCGAACCTCTGTATGACAGGCTGCACCAGAGGCCTCATTGACAAGCCTCTTGCGATCGATAAGCTCGGCAGTCTTGCCCTTGATCTGCCTGCTCCGAAAAAGGAGAAGCCGACCAATCATAAAATAGCGGTCATCGGCGGCGGGCCCGGCGGACTCAGCGCTGCCTGGCAGCTTGCCCTTAAGGGACATAGCGTAGATCTTTATGAGGCATCAGGAAAGCTCGGCGGAAAGATCGAACATTGCATACCGCGGGAGCGTCTGCCGCACCAGATCCTTGAGAAAGAGCTGTCGAGGTTCAGCGAGCTTGGGGTAAAGGTTCAGCTTAATGCCGAGATCGACCGGAAGAAATACGGTGAGATCTACAAGGAGCATGAGATCGTGATCGTTGCTGTTGGAGCACAGAAGGGCCGGATGATCCCATTCCCCGGTTCCGATCATGTGGCTACTGCGTACGATTTTCTGAAGGAGACGAACAGCGGCAAGATCCACGACCTCAAAGGCAAGAAAGTCGTGGTGATCGGTGCCGGTAATGTAGGTATGGACGTGGCGTCCGAGGCGTACAACTTCGGCGCAGAGTCGGTCATTGCAGTTGATATCCAGAAGCCTGCTGCATTCGGCAAGGAGATGGAAGCTGCAACGTCAAAAGGCACGCAGATCCTGTACCCGAAGATCACCGAACGGTACGATCATGCAGGGAAGATGATCTATTTCAAGGACGGTTCTTCTCTTGACGCGGATGTGGTGATCATCTCTGTCGGCGATGTGCCGGTGCTCGATTTCCTCCCTTCCGACGTCCATACAGAGCGCGGCTGGATCGCGGTCAACAACATCAACCAGACCTCCGACGTAAAGGTCTTTGCTATCGGCGATGTAACCGGCCTTGGGCTGGTGACCCACGCGATCGGCCAGGGAAGACTTGTTGCAGAGACCGTGCATTATCAGCTCATGCATGCACCGCGCGCGCCGGAGATCAAGCAGGTCATTTCGTATGAAAAGATCAAGCGGGAATACTATGAGGCAAGCACCGGAGACTTCACGGTCGAGAAAGAAGGGCATAAATGTCTGTCCTGTGCGTCCTGCCGTGACTGTCACATGTGCGAGGCGACCTGCTACTGGGGTGCTATCAGCCGGAATGAGCTTGAAGGCGGGGCGTTTGAGTATGTGGTTGATGAGGAAAAATGCATCGGCTGCGGATTCTGCGCAGGTATCTGCCCGACCGGGGTCTGGGAGATGATAGAGAACGTATAAACAGTATCTTCATGATGATTAAAAGGGCCTGCAAACTTGCAGGCCCTTTTTTTATTGTTGATCGTGATGAGGAGCAGGCCGGTCTTCAGAAAACCCTACTTCATCTTTCTCGGGTTAACGCCGAAGGTGATTGCGCCAATCACCTTGCTGCCGTCCTTTACGGGGACTGAGACCTGTACGATCTCCTCGCTGATACTTTTGTCGAAATTGACTTCGGAAATATGGATCGCCCCTTTTCCACCCTTGTAGGACTCAATGAATTTGTCTTCGTCGCCCTGCCAGTAATCAGATGTCTTGTTGGTCATGCAGACGTTAGCTCCCTGATTATCCATCGCAAATATCTCGACGATCTGCGGCA
The sequence above is drawn from the Nitrospirota bacterium genome and encodes:
- a CDS encoding serine/threonine-protein phosphatase, which gives rise to MKVAWKTALGHVRENNEDAVLVDEQHRIFLLADGMGGHNAGEVASDIAVKEAHAFILKEIEQAGDERAVLAVMEEALYRAHRAVQAKAASDEALYGMGTTLVELYIRDGNAFVCHAGDSRAYLFRDTLRRITRDHTFSDAYAEHGPRKGEKVPQRMWHALTQAVGPRACPVPDTKTVALLRADILLLCSDGLTDMLGDDDIQDILSVHNGEMSSVVDALVRSANNKGGKDNISLIAVMQ
- a CDS encoding tetratricopeptide repeat protein yields the protein MTDPIKGETAVPEAVIIACSSCQVKNRVLRSRLPEQPKCGKCGSLLNSGLKPPTGRSEPRSAEKPRFGQDRESPVCSGERSYKVDDVIGGRYQVQEICGGEGKSAMGIVYVCYDCEHQRSLALKTLQNRYLDSKKTMDNFKKEALAWIYLEKHPYIVRAYWAREIDHHMFIGCEYISPDGLGRNTITPYLKSPFSLKQTLKWAIQFCYGMEYACSKGVTPHRDIKPDNIMITMDGDVKITDFGLVGLWNKAEQTEEIRDLIQKNQKGLTFLSTYNNRIVAGSPPWMAPEQFYGVSEVKSDIYSFGIILFQMVNNGKLPFEPRKGDTWRHAHKDYPIPKIPGKGEVLADVITTCLQKRRDKRYEDFRSLRMDLEKIFHREITKRTGEKPPPPPHIEDLKDGELINKGMSLTNLGLVEEGIRNYRESIRLNPKNADAHYNLGNALAQKGLFKEAIISYREALRIDSDLNAAHFNLGIALFNSGHIDAAITEYKEALRSNPDFDAAYVNLGVALYKKGLTDQAIAAYKEAVRINPYFSEAYYKLGITYLAKNDLDDAIQSFRDAVRIAPQYADAHNNLGTAYMRKGQTDEAVIAYGKAVVKKAGFADAYHNLGSAFIRKNMYREALGAYEEFVRYSRPQDNRRDKAKEMIGKLRDHLQKGQG
- a CDS encoding glutamate synthase is translated as MCRLAAITSKEYISPMEPVLALETMKEGHDGSGLGLTLKDLGGEFEKLKKYPVLSGICSRDGRKVLDDYMKRQGFKLKHEWKPKTRPVDDIISRGHYFARAYDYPEACRNKPVKDKEELLMCTRLALRRLGESDGSIFAFSFYPDVITIKEVGDPLQVAEFFGLDRDSLKAKIIFAQGRQNTNYAIYLYACHPFFIQGYCSMTNGENTAFVPIREYLSSRGFAGYTGYNSDSEVFTHILHYTVRQLGFPLHYYKDVITPLKSAEIVKRSDADAVGLMKQSMRQLCIDGPNMVIGFTPDNRVFMVQDSKKLRPGVVGGMKGRYALMSEECGVDSAVPKRDRTKDIFPMKYDMVIISPDAQEVKVWNQLHG
- a CDS encoding FAD-dependent oxidoreductase, producing the protein MRAKGGKKLTVMSNEKKNTKKKDSLPITHHPSPFTIKGNVSGNRVPSRILEEQIQEAVKSGVRELRVIAEGQHGIGGRIWPKGETIKITVEGTAGQRIGSMGMDGTEILVKGSASDDAGWINCGAKITVLGDVTNGAFNAAAQGILYVQGGGGARCDTMTKRNPRFEPPQSWYFRNVGDSFAEFKAGGIAVVCGVNSRNPENILGYRPCVGMVGGTIYFRGPIQGYSEKDVKLLDLTEQDWEWLTTNMKPYLEAIDRTSHYEELTSSVSDWKKLMAYTPQEKRAKKPLKMSTVDFRKNNWEKAVGQGGIFAEYLDHDLTLLPYITTGRERRNKPIWANEKYNPPCAYACPTLIPSHKRATLIRQGLLQESLDLVLRYSPLPATVCGQICPNLCMTGCTRGLIDKPLAIDKLGSLALDLPAPKKEKPTNHKIAVIGGGPGGLSAAWQLALKGHSVDLYEASGKLGGKIEHCIPRERLPHQILEKELSRFSELGVKVQLNAEIDRKKYGEIYKEHEIVIVAVGAQKGRMIPFPGSDHVATAYDFLKETNSGKIHDLKGKKVVVIGAGNVGMDVASEAYNFGAESVIAVDIQKPAAFGKEMEAATSKGTQILYPKITERYDHAGKMIYFKDGSSLDADVVIISVGDVPVLDFLPSDVHTERGWIAVNNINQTSDVKVFAIGDVTGLGLVTHAIGQGRLVAETVHYQLMHAPRAPEIKQVISYEKIKREYYEASTGDFTVEKEGHKCLSCASCRDCHMCEATCYWGAISRNELEGGAFEYVVDEEKCIGCGFCAGICPTGVWEMIENV